The DNA segment TCTCGAGTGCGATTGCCCTCGAAGACGTCGACGGAGACGACGGCGACACCGCGCTGTTTTCGGTCGTGGGACACGAGGCAGACCTGCTCATCTTGCACCTGCGACCGACGATTGCCGACCTCGAGGTCCTCGAGCGCCGGTTCGAAGGGACGGCGCTGGCCGAGTTCACCGAGCAGACGGATTCGTACCTCTCGGTGACCGAAGTCTCGGGCTACATGTCCGAGGAGTATTTCGAAGACGGGGAGGACGCCGACACCGGCATTTCGCGATACATTCAGTCACGTCTCGAGCCCGAAATCCCGGACGCCGAGTACGTCAACTTCTATCCGATGGACAAGCGTCGCGACGCCGAGTGGAACTGGTACGACCTCTCGTTCGAGGAGCGAAAGGAGTACATGTCCGCCCACGGCGACATCGGCCGCGACTACGCCGGCAAGGTCACCCAGATCATCTCCGGCAGCGTCGGCCTGGACGACCACGAGTGGGGCGTCACCCTGTTCGCCGACGACCCCGCCGACATCAAGGACCTGCTCTACGAGATGCGCTTTGACCCCTCGAGTTCGCGCTTCGGCGAGTTCGGTCGCTTCCGCTTCGGCCGACGGTTCGCCCCCGAAAACCTGCGCGCGTACTTCGCCGGGCAGCGAGTTTCGACTGATCCGACCGACGGGAAGCCTGTGGAGGGGGCCGCAAGCGGCCACCACGGCCACGACGGCTCGGGCCACAGTGGCGGACACCATCACAGTGACACCAGCGGTCACGAAGAGGAAGCCGGCACGAGCGATGACGCCGACGTTCGACCCGAACTCGAGGAACTGGGCGTGTACGCCGGTAAACCACACGGGGAGGACATCCACGCGGTCGTGCTCTACTCCGAAGCGGACCCCGAGGGACTGTTCGAGGAGGTTGACGGTCTCCGAACGAACTTCGATCACTACGACAGTCACGTTAAAACGGCCGTCTACGACACCGATGGCGACGAAGCGGCGGTCGTCAGCCTCTGGCAAACTGAACGCGCCGCGAACACGGCCGCTGGCTTCCTCAGCGACCTGCCAGACATCGTCCGCCAGGCCGGCGACGACGAGGCCGAGTCCTGGGGCACGATGGGGATGTTCTACACCGTCAAACCGGAACACCGTGAAGACTTCGTGAGCACCTTCGCCGACGTCGGTGGGTTGCTCGAGGAGATGGACGGCCATCGAAAGACGTCGCTGTTGGCCAACCTCGAGGACGAAAACGATATGTTCATCGCCAGTCGCTGGGACTCCCGCGAGGACGCGATGGAATTCTTCAGGAGCGACGCGTTCGGCGACACCGTCGAGTGGGGTCGGGACGTGCTAGCCGACCGTCCACGACACGTCTTTTTGGCCTGACAGCGGTTTCTGGAGGGCCTCTCCTCGTTATTTTGTACTCGAAATAGCTGAATGAATTTATATCTGACCGGCGTTGCCCTCGGTATTCGGATCGTAAAAGAAGTAACCGGCAATTCCGGCGAGACCAAAGGCAAGCGTGATCAACGGCCACTTACCCGGATTTCGGTCAGTGAGTTTCGCGTGAAGTGTCACGAAAATCGCAAAGCCGATGTGAGCGGTCAGCGTCGCCACCGCGAACGTCTGAAGATCCATTACTCGAGGGTTCGAGAGCGGACGCTTATGGATTTCGGGATTCGACACCACTGACCTGGGGTGTGCAGACCAAAGTACAGGGAGAAAGGTACTCCTGTCTCGAGGAAAAATCCGTAGCCGTGAACCGTCGCGCGGTGCTCGCTGGCGTTCCGGTAGTCGGTCTCGCCGGCTGTCTGGAACGGCTGGGACTCTCCGAAGCGGTCGTCGTCCTCGAGAAGAGCCTCGAGGCGACCGAAGTCGACTTCGAGACCGGCGAGCAACGGGACCTGGTACTGGCACGCAGACGGGATGCGCCGGACGGTCCGGTGTACGAGG comes from the Natronosalvus amylolyticus genome and includes:
- a CDS encoding heme-binding protein is translated as MERRKPPQTEEGWYVLHDFRTVDWDAWRDAPERRRAIALEEGIGYLSSAIALEDVDGDDGDTALFSVVGHEADLLILHLRPTIADLEVLERRFEGTALAEFTEQTDSYLSVTEVSGYMSEEYFEDGEDADTGISRYIQSRLEPEIPDAEYVNFYPMDKRRDAEWNWYDLSFEERKEYMSAHGDIGRDYAGKVTQIISGSVGLDDHEWGVTLFADDPADIKDLLYEMRFDPSSSRFGEFGRFRFGRRFAPENLRAYFAGQRVSTDPTDGKPVEGAASGHHGHDGSGHSGGHHHSDTSGHEEEAGTSDDADVRPELEELGVYAGKPHGEDIHAVVLYSEADPEGLFEEVDGLRTNFDHYDSHVKTAVYDTDGDEAAVVSLWQTERAANTAAGFLSDLPDIVRQAGDDEAESWGTMGMFYTVKPEHREDFVSTFADVGGLLEEMDGHRKTSLLANLEDENDMFIASRWDSREDAMEFFRSDAFGDTVEWGRDVLADRPRHVFLA